One segment of Chionomys nivalis chromosome 3, mChiNiv1.1, whole genome shotgun sequence DNA contains the following:
- the LOC130871130 gene encoding 60 kDa heat shock protein, mitochondrial-like codes for MLRLPTVLRQMRPVSRALAPHLTRAYAKDVKFGADARALMLQGVDLLADAVAVTMGPKGRTVIIEQSWGSPKVTKDGVTVAKSIDLKDKYKNIGAKLVQDVANNTNEEAGDGTTTATVLARSIAKEGFEKISKGANPVEIRRGVMLAVDAVIAELKKQSKPVTTPEEIAQVATISANGDKDIGNIISDAMKKVGRKGVITVKDGKTLNDELEIIEGMKFDRGYISPYFINTSKGQKCEFQDAYVLLSEKKISSVQSIVPALEIANAHRKPLVIIAEDVDGEALSTLVLNRLKVGLQVVAVKAPGFGDNRKNQLKDMAIATGGAVFGEEGLNLNLEDVQAHDLGKVGEVIVTKDDAMLLKGKGDKAQIEKRIQEITEQLDITTSEYEKEKLNERLAKLSDGVAVLKVGGTSDVEVNEKKDRVTDALNATRAAVEEGIVLGGGCALLRCIPALDSLKPSNEDQKIGIDIIKRALKIPAMTIAKKAGVEGSLIVEKILQSSSEVGYDAMLGEFVNMVEKGIIDPTKVVRTALLDAAGVASLLTTAEAVVTEIPKEEKDPGMGAMGGMGGEMGGGMF; via the coding sequence ATGCTTCGACTACCCACAGTCCTTCGCCAGATGAGACCAGTGTCCCGGGCACTGGCTCCTCATCTCACTCGGGCCTATGCCAAAGATGTGAAATTTGGTGCGGATGCTCGAGCCTTAATGCTTCAAGGTGTAGACCTTTTAGCCGATGCTGTAGCTGTTACCATGGGGCCAAAGGGAAGAACGGTGATTATTGAGCAGAGTTGGGGAAGTCCCAAAGTAACGAAAGATGGGGTCACTGTGGCAAAGTCAATTGATTTAAAggacaaatacaaaaatatcggAGCTAAACTTGTTCAAGATGTTGCCAATAACACAAATGAAGAGGCCGGGGATGGCACTACCACAGCTACCGTTCTGGCACGTTCTATTGCCAAGGAGGGCTTTGAGAAGATCAGCAAAGGGGCCAACCCAGTAGAAATCCGGAGAGgtgtgatgttggctgttgatgCTGTAATTGCTGAACTGAAAAAACAATCTAAACCCGTGACAACCCCTGAAGAAATTGCTCAGGTTGCTACAATTTCTGCAAATGGAGACAAAGATATTGGAAACATCATTTCGGATGCGATGaagaaggtgggaaggaagggtGTCATCACAGTGAAGGATGGGAAAACCCTGAATGATGAGTTAGAAATTATTGAAGGCATGAAGTTTGACAGAGGATATATTTCCCCGTATTTTATTAACACATCGAAAGGTCAGAAATGTGAATTCCAAGACGCCTATGTTCTTTTGAGTGAAAAGAAGATTTCTAGTGTGCAGTCCATCGTGCCCGCTCTGGAAATCGCCAATGCTCATCGGAAGCCCTTGGTCATCATTGCTGAGGACGTTGATGGAGAAGCTCTAAGCACACTGGTCTTGAACAGGCTGAAAGTGGGTCTTCAGGTTGTGGCAGTCAAAGCGCCAGGGTTTGGGGACAACAGGAAGAACCAGCTTAAAGACATGGCTATTGCTACTGGTGGTGCGGTATTTGGAGAAGAGGGGTTGAATCTAAACCTTGAAGATGTTCAAGCTCACGACTTAGGAAAAGTTGGAGAGGTCATTGTCACTAAGGATGACGCCATGCTTTTGAAAGGAAAAGGTGACAAGGCTCAAATTGAGAAACGCATCCAGGAGATCACTGAGCAGCTCGACATCACCACTAGTGAATACGAAAAGGAGAAGCTGAACGAGCGTCTCGCAAAGCTCTCAGATGGAGTAGCTGTACTGAAGGTTGGAGGAACAAGCGATGTAGAGGTGaatgagaagaaagacagagttaCAGACGCACTCAATGCCACACGAGCAGCTGTGGAAGAAGGCATCGTGCTAGGCGGGGGCTGCGCTCTGCTCCGCTGCATCCCAGCCTTGGATTCCCTAAAGCCTTCTAATGAGGATCAGAAAATAGGTATAGACATTATTAAAAGAGCACTCAAAATTCCCGCCATGACCATTGCTAAGAAAGCGGGTGTTGAAGGGTCTTTGATAGTCGAGAAGATTCTGCAGAGTTCCTCAGAAGTTGGGTATGATGCCATGCTCGGGGAATTTGTGAACATGGTGGAGAAGGGAATCATTGATCCAACAAAGGTCGTAAGAACTGCTTTACTGGATGCTGCTGGGGTGGCCTCCTTGCTAACGACAGCAGAAGCTGTAGTGACCGAAATTCCTAAAGAAGAGAAGGACCCTGGAATGGGCGCaatggggggaatgggaggggaaatgggaggtggcatGTTCTAA